One genomic region from Pseudoduganella dura encodes:
- a CDS encoding ATPase, T2SS/T4P/T4SS family → MLDIEIINNDGTPRIIEVPDEAIIGKAADTDVRLESWRVAKEHARLYRTPAGVIVQDLGSYIGLTVNGERIDSQFGPLAPSDVISIASFKLRVLNSMPEAPLVQAAAPGSRSNSAKARNRQATDELENSRYLAEQAAKAAMAAQAAPQAAPAAGTNAAAAPAAAAATGFALVPGVDPRRKELEFEWRKRIHAKLLDTMDLRRHDVSSMTDDQLRTESATVIRGIMKDMEADLPRELDREVLSRQVLDEAVGLGPLEELLADPTVSEIMVNRHDEIYIERSGRLMRHPLTFTGDRAVLGVIERIVAPLGRRIDESSPMVDARLKDGSRVNAIIAPLALKGPALTIRKFAARRLTSQDLVDFGAISPDMAAFLQICVESRKNIIVSGGTGSGKTTLLNILSNFIPPGERIITVEDAAELKLHHEHLISLESRPANAEGKGGVPIRDLVKNTLRMRPDRIVVGECRGAEALDMLQAMNTGHEGSLTTLHANTPRDGLARLETMVLMAGMDLPLTAIREQIASAVDVVVQQTRFACGSRKVTNITELTGMESGKVQLQELFKFVSQGYGDPDGQGVKRVQGYYTGCDMVPNFYEELRAVGNDLDMGIFKPTLPPGYEDVERREWRPRTGVDRRRSS, encoded by the coding sequence ATGCTCGACATCGAAATCATCAACAACGACGGCACCCCCCGCATCATCGAGGTGCCGGACGAGGCGATCATCGGCAAGGCGGCGGACACGGATGTCAGGCTGGAAAGCTGGCGCGTGGCGAAGGAGCATGCGCGGCTGTACCGCACGCCGGCCGGCGTCATCGTCCAGGACCTCGGCTCGTACATCGGGCTGACGGTCAATGGCGAACGCATCGACTCGCAGTTCGGCCCGCTGGCACCGAGCGACGTGATCAGCATCGCTTCGTTCAAGCTGCGCGTGCTCAACAGCATGCCCGAGGCGCCACTGGTGCAGGCGGCGGCTCCCGGTTCGCGGTCGAATTCGGCCAAGGCGCGCAATCGCCAGGCCACCGACGAACTGGAAAATTCGCGCTACCTCGCCGAACAGGCCGCCAAGGCCGCCATGGCGGCGCAGGCCGCACCGCAGGCTGCGCCGGCCGCGGGAACGAACGCCGCGGCCGCCCCCGCAGCCGCAGCCGCCACGGGCTTCGCCCTGGTACCGGGGGTCGATCCCCGCCGCAAGGAGCTGGAGTTCGAATGGCGCAAGCGCATCCATGCCAAGCTGCTCGATACGATGGACCTGCGGCGGCACGACGTGTCGAGCATGACCGACGACCAGCTGCGCACCGAAAGCGCCACCGTGATCCGCGGCATCATGAAGGACATGGAGGCGGACCTGCCGCGCGAACTGGACCGCGAGGTGCTGAGCCGGCAGGTGCTCGACGAGGCGGTCGGCCTGGGCCCGCTGGAAGAACTGCTGGCCGATCCCACGGTCAGCGAGATCATGGTCAACCGCCATGACGAGATCTATATCGAACGATCCGGCCGCCTGATGCGCCACCCGCTCACGTTTACCGGCGATCGCGCGGTGCTCGGCGTCATCGAACGCATCGTGGCGCCGCTGGGCCGGCGCATCGACGAATCGTCGCCGATGGTCGATGCGCGGCTGAAGGATGGCTCGCGCGTCAACGCGATCATCGCGCCGCTGGCCCTGAAGGGGCCCGCGCTGACGATCCGGAAATTCGCCGCGCGCCGCCTCACATCCCAAGATCTGGTGGACTTCGGCGCGATCAGCCCGGACATGGCCGCTTTCCTGCAGATCTGCGTGGAATCGCGCAAGAACATCATCGTTTCCGGCGGTACCGGCTCCGGCAAGACCACGCTGCTCAACATCCTGTCGAACTTCATTCCGCCGGGCGAACGGATCATCACCGTGGAGGATGCGGCGGAACTGAAGCTGCACCACGAACACCTGATCAGCCTGGAATCGCGCCCGGCCAATGCGGAAGGCAAGGGCGGCGTGCCGATCCGCGATCTCGTGAAGAACACGCTGCGGATGCGCCCGGACCGCATCGTCGTCGGCGAGTGTCGCGGCGCGGAGGCGCTGGACATGCTGCAGGCCATGAACACCGGCCACGAAGGTTCGCTGACCACGCTGCACGCGAACACGCCGCGCGACGGCCTGGCGAGGCTCGAGACGATGGTGCTGATGGCGGGCATGGACCTGCCGCTGACGGCGATCCGCGAGCAGATCGCGTCGGCCGTCGACGTGGTGGTGCAGCAGACCCGTTTCGCCTGCGGTTCGCGCAAGGTCACCAACATCACCGAGCTGACGGGCATGGAGAGCGGCAAGGTGCAGCTGCAGGAACTGTTCAAGTTCGTCAGCCAGGGCTACGGCGATCCGGACGGACAGGGCGTCAAGCGCGTCCAGGGCTACTACACGGGCTGCGACATGGTGCCGAACTTCTACGAGGAACTGCGCGCCGTCGGCAACGACCTCGACATGGGGATCTTCAAGCCCACGCTGCCGCCCGGCTACGAGGATGTGGAGCGCCGCGAATGGCGTCCGCGCACGGGCGTCGACCGCAGGAGGTCTTCGTAA
- a CDS encoding type II and III secretion system protein family protein produces MNQKHNTLSPRLATLSLSIVAALATASIHAAEPQKPAAAPAAAQAAPAAPAGNRTAPAAVPAVAAPAATKLAAAAPAPAPQAPALSPNASRNPITESGTAKVRRAAPKIVEPYAPINAGGDAVPVPEIELFVGESRVFPTPGVARIAVGNGNILSASALDGKETIVFGNGIGVSSLFVWNEDGRYQRIKVTIVPGETPRVTREVASFLRHIPNATASVVGDKVIVEGEELSDIDREKVAELAKRYPQIVNFTSPIGWEQTVLMDVKVVEFPRNELRELGLKWNPTGGGAIGAIWAPINRGYNGGRQIDITSPTNQQPPIGNIDKSQGVTLPGSLSIMSAVNAGLNAQLNALEQNGTAAILAEPQLSTRSGGKSSFLAGGEFPYAVSNDNGTSIFFKPYGIKLDIEPKVGRNGVIRAMIDSEVSSLDTSVNSGIGGPALLTRRTQTEFNVRSGETIVLSGLLQRTTGKDIDQVPLLGNIPVLGALFRSKRYQNRETELVVFVTPTVVDTRAPGLVERVERAKEKLSEHMGAEPFLKEPIQPNTDAGKLFAPVDAPAPAPAPAATPGAQ; encoded by the coding sequence ATGAACCAGAAGCACAATACCCTGTCACCCCGACTCGCGACCCTGTCGCTGTCGATCGTCGCGGCACTGGCCACCGCGTCCATCCATGCGGCCGAGCCGCAGAAGCCCGCGGCGGCTCCGGCCGCCGCGCAGGCCGCGCCGGCCGCTCCCGCGGGCAATCGCACCGCACCCGCGGCAGTGCCGGCAGTCGCAGCTCCGGCAGCGACGAAACTGGCCGCAGCGGCGCCAGCACCAGCGCCGCAGGCGCCGGCATTGTCGCCCAACGCCAGCCGCAACCCCATCACCGAATCGGGCACCGCCAAGGTCCGCCGCGCCGCACCGAAAATCGTCGAGCCCTACGCGCCCATCAACGCAGGCGGCGACGCCGTGCCCGTACCGGAGATTGAGCTGTTCGTCGGCGAGTCGCGCGTCTTCCCCACGCCGGGCGTGGCCCGGATCGCCGTCGGCAACGGCAATATCCTCAGCGCCAGCGCGCTCGATGGCAAGGAAACGATCGTCTTCGGCAACGGCATCGGCGTGTCGTCGCTGTTCGTGTGGAACGAGGATGGCCGCTACCAGCGCATCAAGGTCACCATCGTGCCGGGCGAAACGCCGCGCGTCACCCGCGAAGTGGCGTCGTTCCTTCGCCATATCCCCAATGCCACCGCGTCGGTGGTGGGTGACAAGGTGATCGTCGAAGGCGAGGAATTGTCCGATATCGACCGTGAAAAGGTGGCCGAGCTGGCCAAACGCTATCCGCAGATCGTCAATTTCACCAGCCCGATCGGCTGGGAGCAGACGGTGCTGATGGATGTGAAAGTTGTCGAGTTTCCGCGAAACGAATTGCGCGAGCTGGGCTTGAAGTGGAATCCCACCGGCGGCGGCGCCATCGGCGCCATCTGGGCGCCGATCAACCGGGGTTATAACGGCGGGCGGCAGATCGACATCACGTCGCCTACCAACCAGCAGCCGCCGATCGGCAATATCGACAAGTCGCAGGGCGTGACGCTGCCGGGCTCCCTGTCGATCATGAGCGCGGTGAACGCGGGCTTGAACGCGCAGCTGAACGCCTTGGAGCAAAACGGCACCGCCGCGATTTTGGCGGAGCCGCAACTTTCCACGCGCAGCGGCGGCAAGTCGAGCTTCCTGGCTGGCGGGGAGTTCCCTTACGCCGTGTCGAACGACAATGGCACCTCGATCTTCTTCAAGCCGTACGGGATCAAGCTCGACATCGAGCCGAAGGTGGGCCGCAACGGCGTGATCCGCGCGATGATCGATTCCGAGGTCAGTTCCCTCGATACGTCCGTCAACAGCGGCATCGGCGGCCCGGCGCTGCTGACGCGCCGTACCCAGACCGAATTCAATGTGCGCAGCGGCGAGACGATCGTGCTGTCCGGCCTGCTGCAGCGGACCACCGGCAAGGATATCGACCAGGTTCCGCTGCTGGGCAACATTCCCGTGCTCGGAGCGCTGTTCCGTTCCAAGCGCTACCAGAACCGCGAAACCGAACTGGTCGTGTTCGTCACGCCGACCGTGGTGGACACGCGCGCGCCGGGCCTGGTGGAGCGGGTGGAACGCGCCAAGGAGAAGCTCAGCGAGCACATGGGCGCGGAGCCGTTCCTGAAGGAGCCGATCCAGCCGAATACCGATGCCGGCAAATTGTTCGCACCAGTGGACGCGCCTGCGCCCGCACCTGCCCCGGCCGCCACGCCGGGCGCGCAATAG
- the cpaB gene encoding Flp pilus assembly protein CpaB, whose product MKLDRLKELRHFRPGKTWIILGVALAIGGLAAFAASRYLNTRVEAIEARAKGKTTQVVVAKVDIARGVKLDNTNVAIRNVPNEFSHSVAVTPDDFPRVDGQALAYPVKAGEMILWGLMETQKAPTFSARVEAGRRAMTVPVDEINSISGLLEPGDMIDLIATVDQNGKKLTFPLLQRVHVLATGQRQVDDAAGDKHQYTTVTIDTSPTQAQNLIVARELGKLTALLRNPEDEQPIGAEVNDLASLLGMQTKPKAPGGGGQARRAVPVIYGNSKVPPEALYLRRTGGRAIVNPGEAGATPVSQPAQPASTDAAGTITTTIGMR is encoded by the coding sequence ATGAAACTGGACCGCCTCAAAGAGCTGCGCCACTTCCGGCCCGGCAAAACCTGGATCATCCTGGGCGTCGCGCTTGCCATTGGCGGCCTGGCCGCGTTTGCCGCCTCGCGTTACCTGAACACCCGCGTCGAGGCGATCGAAGCCCGCGCCAAGGGCAAGACCACGCAGGTCGTGGTGGCCAAGGTCGACATCGCCCGCGGCGTCAAGCTGGACAACACCAACGTCGCCATCCGCAACGTGCCCAACGAGTTCAGCCACTCGGTGGCGGTGACGCCCGACGACTTTCCACGCGTCGACGGGCAGGCGCTGGCCTACCCGGTGAAGGCCGGCGAAATGATCCTGTGGGGCCTGATGGAAACGCAAAAGGCGCCCACGTTCTCGGCCCGCGTGGAAGCCGGGCGCCGCGCCATGACGGTGCCGGTCGACGAAATCAACTCCATTTCCGGCCTGCTCGAACCGGGCGACATGATCGACCTGATCGCCACCGTCGACCAGAACGGCAAGAAGCTCACGTTCCCGCTGCTGCAGCGCGTGCACGTGCTGGCCACCGGCCAGCGTCAGGTCGACGATGCCGCGGGCGACAAGCACCAGTACACGACGGTGACCATCGATACCTCGCCGACGCAGGCGCAGAACCTGATCGTTGCGCGCGAGCTCGGCAAGCTCACCGCCCTGCTGCGCAATCCGGAGGACGAGCAGCCGATCGGCGCCGAAGTCAACGACCTGGCTTCGCTGCTGGGCATGCAGACCAAGCCCAAGGCGCCTGGCGGCGGCGGCCAGGCGCGCCGCGCCGTGCCGGTCATCTATGGCAACAGCAAGGTACCGCCCGAGGCGCTGTACCTGCGCCGTACCGGCGGCCGGGCGATCGTCAACCCGGGCGAAGCGGGCGCGACGCCGGTCAGCCAGCCGGCGCAACCCGCCAGTACCGATGCCGCCGGAACCATCACCACCACCATTGGAATGCGCTGA
- a CDS encoding type II secretion system F family protein, whose amino-acid sequence MNDTAMIAGISVVIALAAGMLTWLAIDVGTGSMKRYRSDFTERARFQVREFFLFIDPRQLFVLNMAAIVVGALVAYLVTGSGLIAGATAAALTFAPRVLYAQLRARRLRNFEEQLPDALMMLAGGMRAGAGFGSALVQLVQEAPAPLGQEFSLMLREQRIGVTLEQSLNNLAHRMPTQTTILVVSAMRIAAETGGGLAETLERTAGTIRSRLQMEGKIRALTAQGKLQAWVVGLLPVALAIVLGKMEPAAMDMLWHTRVGWAVLAVMAVLEAMGVYVIRKIIAIDV is encoded by the coding sequence ATGAACGATACGGCCATGATCGCCGGCATCAGCGTGGTCATCGCGCTGGCCGCCGGCATGCTGACCTGGCTGGCGATCGACGTCGGTACCGGTTCGATGAAGCGCTACCGCTCGGACTTCACCGAGCGGGCCCGTTTCCAGGTGCGCGAGTTCTTCCTGTTCATCGACCCGCGCCAGCTGTTCGTGCTGAACATGGCCGCCATCGTCGTCGGCGCCCTGGTTGCGTACCTGGTCACCGGCAGCGGCCTGATCGCCGGCGCGACGGCGGCCGCGCTGACGTTCGCGCCGCGCGTGCTGTACGCGCAATTGCGCGCCCGCCGCCTGCGCAACTTCGAGGAGCAGTTGCCCGATGCGCTGATGATGCTGGCCGGCGGCATGCGCGCCGGCGCGGGCTTCGGCTCGGCGCTGGTGCAGCTGGTGCAGGAAGCGCCGGCACCGCTGGGCCAGGAATTCTCGCTGATGCTGCGCGAGCAGCGCATCGGCGTAACGCTCGAGCAAAGTTTGAACAACCTGGCGCACCGCATGCCGACCCAGACCACGATCCTCGTGGTATCGGCGATGCGCATCGCCGCGGAAACGGGCGGCGGACTGGCCGAAACGCTGGAACGCACCGCCGGCACCATCCGCAGCCGGCTGCAAATGGAAGGCAAGATCCGCGCGCTGACCGCGCAGGGCAAGCTGCAGGCCTGGGTGGTGGGCCTGCTGCCCGTGGCGTTGGCGATCGTGCTGGGGAAGATGGAGCCGGCCGCGATGGACATGCTGTGGCATACGCGGGTCGGCTGGGCCGTGCTGGCCGTGATGGCCGTGCTGGAAGCGATGGGCGTGTACGTGATCCGCAAGATCATCGCCATCGACGTTTGA